The Juglans regia cultivar Chandler chromosome 11, Walnut 2.0, whole genome shotgun sequence genome contains the following window.
CAAGTTGGAGCATAAAAagatgtcaaaaaaaaaaattggagcatAAAAAAGTTTCTTTTTAGATCCATgtacatcttttttatttagttaGAAAAGTtctgaaccaaaaaaaaaaaaaatcataattagtCCTTAAATTTTACAAGATTATCTTTTTCCTccttgaattttttaatttatctttataattCTTGAGATTTGAAATCATCATATAGTCGTGGAGTACGTAAGTAttacgtaatttttttaaaaaagagtgagaaattattattaaaaattagttttttatataaatttctgtatttatttatttttttaaaaaaaattatacagcTCTTACGTCTTTCAGGACTATAaacattatttcttttaattattatatataagattaggTACTGATTCCACATCTTGCAGCTACAAGACGACCGCTAGACTGCTCATAACATAACTTATCGTTAGTAGACTGACATCATGTAATGTTATAGGCATTAATTTATATAGCTTAGCCAAACCCAAGAAGGCAAGAAGTGGGGTAGTGGTTCAAGGGCAAGTCGAATAATAGTTTCACACTCTCAAGATTATTGGACTATAGAAAACCTTTTACCGAGGGTTTGTGCATCATTGAAATTAGTAGAGACTTTTTCCTGACACCTTATgcccataaaaaagaaaaaaaaaatgaaaaaaaaaataacttagcTTTTTATTTTGAAAGCTAGCAATAACAGAGGTtgttacgttttttttttttttttttgaaagatgaaaGGTTTCTCTTAAGCAAGACTTCATTGTTCATGTTTTGGCCGCATCGCTTTAAATTCTGGTGAAGAAAATGAATGATGTTATGACCTCTCGATATAGCTTAAAAAGTTGTGTTTATTGGGATTAAAGAGGGTTTATATGTCTGCATCACTTGAGAGAGAAGGGTTAGTAGGAATATTGCTTTGGCCTTGGGATTAAGCGTTTTAAAGCCAGTGTTAAGCTATAATATTGTATACTTCATTTTCTGACTTTtccctaaaaatattttgtattggattaAGAGACTAATCTTAACCcgaatggataaaaaaaaattgtttggataAAAATGGAcggaaaatgttaaatgtacttaagaaaaacttacaaaaaacttatttgTCCACATATccgttattgatatgttgaaaattataaaatttgaatttcaaaagaaaactaacaaaatgaatcttataaataaaattgtaagtaaaagTATAAATACATATAGTACTACTCAAAAATGGACTTTGAGCATATATTCCAAGACGCTTATCTCTAAAATGACAGCCCTACCTCAATGTCAACACTAGCACCAATGCCAGGAAAGCAGTGCAAACTTTCTTCAAGGGTCTCATTCATGAAtattgcttgaattcaattcGCATTATCTAATAATCCATTTTTGATAGGGTTGGGAACGGAGTTTggcttctataaaaaaaaatatatatatatttatatatccaaaGCAAATGGCCAAATAGTACTATTCTGAAAATATAAGTGCAATTGCATATAGCTTACTACCTTATTTACCTTAGCGCAAGCAAGGATTAGCCAGCTACCCATTATGaaatacacttaaaaataaatgcaaTTATGCCTTGAGCAATGAAGACAGAAATATTTGATACGAAGTGCACAAGCATGCAATTTTCGGACAGGTGGAGCATACTATATAACAGCATCAGCTGATAGAGCTACGAGGTGCTGGGTACACATAATATTATACATCTATCTACCTCAAAACAGTGCCTTCCATCCACAAAAGTAACCCCTAATCTGGAAGTTACTCGTAATCCCCGTTTTCGGGAGATTGGTGTCCTCCGTGCCCTGTTCTTCCTGCAAAATGAAACCATTCCATTTCACTCCATGCATGTGTTTGGTTGTGTGTGTGATAGAGGGAAATGATACCTGTTAATTCGTAAACAGCAGCACTTCTAGCATCAGGACCAACCCTCCAATCTGTGGGCCGCGAAGTTGTCATCTGCATGCCCTGAATCATGAAATGACTTCCTCCAATAGCTTGGGGCTCATCATTTCCCCTGACTGAGTTTCTTCCAGAAGAGTCTATAGCTGAGCGAAAGCCGATACTTGATACTGCTGCCCCACCAACTGGTGATGGCATTTTGCTAGCAGAAGTATCACCTTTTACCCCCGCATTGATATCCTTCTTGGTGTCAAACAGAAATGTACCAACAATAACCTGTGGATGAAATTAAATAGTACGTCAAATGGCGGATCCAACCTGCTAACTAAAACAAGCAGAAAAAGGCCATGAACTTGGGGAAAGAAATCTTCTAACGTCTGATACATAGCAATAAACCATTTCAAAAACTTGTCAACGTTCAAATCACCAAGATTGAGTGATGATGTCAGCTAACCCACCCCAATCATGCCCTACACAcacagtgtgtgtgtgtgtgtgtgtgtgtgtgtgtgtgagtacaGTACCTGTACTGGGCCTGCAGCCCGTAGTGGTCCTCCAACTCCTCCTCCAATAATTTGGCCATCTGTACTAGATAGACAAACACTCAGCCCGCCAGTCCTCCCTCCAAGCTCAGTGCGCACATAAGATCCAGAGAGTGAAATAATCTCAAACCGACCCTAATATTGGGGTATTTTAGGAAACAATCATAAATTGACAGAGCAAGAAACCATACGTCAAACTATCAAATTCTCTAGTGGAACAAAGGAATGAACCAGATGAAAATGCATAATTGTAGGTAACTAACAAACTAGTACTGGACAAGAATATCACCCTCCGAGATATTCAGGcactaaaaaagagaaaaaacttcAAATCTCGTAAAagctgatatgatatgattaaCAGGATAATAAAGAggtgtattttctttttctaaaattttataataagggTCTGTTTCCCAACCATTGACTGGAGTGATTCAGACATTCGACCAGCTGTTCTAGGCAACTGGAACCAAATAATTGGAAGATTTCTCTTGGTAAAAGGCAGTCTGAgcaatttttcaaattgtatCCATCCATATTAACAGACCAGCACCATTAGACCGACAATACAACCAGCGGTCAAATCATATAAGTTTCTCAAACAGCCCCAAGAATCATTTTAGGATCGTCATACCACTCATTTTCaggatttcattttcattttgccTCACCAGATAggcagaaagaagaaaggcaTATTACTACATCATAGTTAAATccaaattaaaaaggaaaaaacaccCACTAAATCAAAACTACTTAGCATAAACACAATAAGAATAGACTGTAGGAATATTAACGCTACGTAGAAAGGGGAAAATGCGTTGTCTCCAAACAATGCATGTGCCTTCGTTTGAACAAGCACTTAAAGTTTTTTTGATAAGCAACAAGCACTTTAAAAATAGAGGGGGGAAATTTTCAGCAAAATGCTGACAGGTTAAGCCTCATTTGAAATCCTATAAGAGGTAGAATTAAATGAAACTTTCTATGGGGATATTCAAGTGTAGATGGCCTACACTTTAGGCATCACATTCATCACTCCAATCGAAATTTGTTTTGACAGCATTATAAAGCTTCACATCTTATAGTTTACATTTTAAGAAGTACTAATCTTGGACAACAATGTATTCTTAATGGCAAATAAGTTTGTAGCATGGTATAGAATTAGTGTTAAATGTTATTACTGATCCTACATTCTCAATTCATATTTTAGGCCTTTTTGTTTGAAACGCATATGCCTAAAAAGCATACGTACTCGTACGATTTTTCCTTGCAAAGCTAATAATTCTCAATTATCAACAAAGACCTTATTTTCAAAGAGTACTGCTAGATACaatcgtggagtgcgcaagcaCTATgcaatccttttgaaaaagattgggtccactattaataaattcgttttttttttttttgtgtagaTCCcgtatttactcaatttttttcaaaaggattgtACGGCGTTAGAACACTCACgactgaaaatatcatttctcattttcaaaactgaacTTGTTTAAATCAATCCATAAAGCTTGGGCACAATTTTCTATCATAGCATCAGAGCCCTTGGCTAATGCCAGGCTCGATCCTAtggaatattttacttttttgttcAATCCTTCCACTAGCTTTATCTCTTTCATAGAATCTTCATCATTGTTCAACCATATTTTGTCTCAAATCGATGCTTTTGGAGTATCTTTATTGGCTATAAGCCTCTTTTCATTGGGCTCTTTGTTAGCTCAATTGTTCTTTAAGGTCTGATGCGAGCATTGTTTGAAGCCCTAGACCCATTTTTGGCCTTCTTATTTCTGTCCTATAGTTGAGAAAGACCATCTTTAGCCCATTGTTGGCTCAATTTTTTGGCCTATTATTAGCCCTTTGTTGGCTTTGGCCCATTCTCTACCCATTGCTGGcgacatcttcaaatttgatgtTCAAGCTGCAAGTGACTTCATCATCACCACCGCCACTTTCATCATCTCATCGGCGATCAACAAACGGATATGAAGACTACActaaaatttcaaactcaatattttaaagttttttaggGAGGGTGTTAGAgataataatcaaatcaaattcttgatttgattattacttgatttggttttcataatttttgttatttcattactttattttcatataaagaAGCTATTACTAACATCATTgtttcctttccttttattAGAATAGCCCTCAACCCCACAATTCTCCAGGAGGAGCTAAACCCAAAGCCAAACCTCTAGCCTTGAAAGGAGATGATCTTTTGGGTTGTAAGGCCAAAAGATATTCTTTCAAATTGATAAATGAAATACAGACAAAGCATATATggattattgaattttattttttttataggtaatcaagaagttttattcaatatatggattatagaaaaataatttctaggCAGAAAACATAGGTGTAGGTTAAATTAGCATcctctattattcataaaatagcTTTATAGTGATCATTGACTAGTACATTTGATCTAGCCAAAAGACTGGGAAAGGCAAATTACAATTGCAAATTACTAAAAGGCTTTGTCTTAGATTACACCTTTCATGAGTTCGATTTCAAGGAACTCAAATACTAATCTCCGAGTGAAATGAATCGACTTTAACcaacatattaattattaatataaaaaggacCTAGCCTTAAAGTACAAATGGCATTCAAAACCTTCTTTGGATTCACTAAATTTTTTTGTCTCAACTTTTGAATAATTCTATCAAATTTTCCTGAACTTATTCCATATCTTTATTCTAcctactaaaaataatatatctatcTTGGCAAGAGTATGGCCAGCAATTTGTTGTTGAAACTTAACATTACCATGATGATAAGAGTAATTAATGAAGTTCAGAAGGGAAGTTTACATGCCAATAAAGCATTCATATATACAAAGTTAGTAGAATGTATAGTTGCTCTGTAGAATAATATTGGAACCATACTCATATATTGAGGACAACTTAGCAACTAAAAAGGTTAAAGCCTAGCGGGTGCATCTATGTGACTTCTTCCCAATTGCAGCCCACCAAGAATCTAATCCTAGTTAGGGGCTATGACAAAGTAGTGGCCAGCCATTTGCAATATGATGCTTTAAGTATATTGCCACCATGCAGATACAAACAATGTAATCATCAAATACTGATTCTATTGACCAGATAAAGAATAAGAATACTCTTTTTGCATCgaaatatactttatatatatatatatatatatatatatataatagaagatGTTTTCCAGCACAATATacctcattaaaaataattgactCTAGGTAACTGGAAAACTATGTGGAATCACAAGAGTTATGAAAATTAATCCCCGTGCCTTTTTTTGAGAATGGGCAATTTTGAAGTTGTTTACAGAAAGCAGTTATAATTCGTGTGTTAAAAGCccaagaaaaaattacaaacatgcCATATTTCACTACTAACTTGAATTTACCAGTCCCAATCTAATGGTCCAATAGAGCCATGTTTTATCAAGGCCAGGATCTGAGATATAGCACACATAAGGAAAAACAATTCCCACATTTACTTACAAGCTCGAATTTCAGTTTGAGACTTTACTGATCTAATTCAACACCAAGCTCATTTTTCACACAATCTTGTTGTGCCACCTACCCCAGAAGAAGCCCAACCATGGGTTCTGTCTAACACTaagtgtgtgtgtttgtgtcaAATGAACtttcactatttttatttttttaatcacatcaTGCCATATTAAAGCAAACAAAAAGTCACCATATAATGGGCTAACGACAACCAAACTCTGTTAAGGATACACaagattttaaaacatttattcTTGATACTCGTAGAAATTTTTTCTCCCAAAATCTGCATTCTGGAAATTCccatttgataaaataaaagcgATTTACCTCATACGCAATGTTGCCTCCAGAAGTTGCTGGCTGTCGAAGAGAAGCATTAGAGATCGAACCAGATGCAGATAAAATACATAGTTCACGCTTGCTTTGTTGCATGAACATCATAATTTTCTGGCCCACATCCTAGTGAATACATTCATACTTTGTGTTAGGTgataaacactaaaatatatcatccatcttaactAATAAAGTAAACAAATAAGTATCcaacaagcaaggtaaggacaGCCATCAAGGATAGATATATTTCGGATTTAAAGATGTAACGTGATaatctcaaaaaagaaaaacaaaaaggtgGAAACCAAGCATGTTAACTTATCATCATCTGCGACGAGGAAGTCAACAAAAATACTCCACATTCAATGAGGACATTTGCAGTTTTGAGATAGAAATGTCTAAAAACATCTTCATCCATGAAATCAAACTCATTGGAGCCGCTACAAAGTATTTTCAGTTGGATCTGGCTTCAgttgctttcattttttattggtCCATGCATCAATGATGCTCATGAAAAAGGCAAAACAAGTGTGGCCCCACAATATCCAATTGTCCCCGGGAGGACAATGCAGTTGGGTTCCAAATTATGCATGgcccaaacaaaattaaaggaattattagtttaaaagaATCAAAGCTGTACACTATTGAATGaatatgagataaatttatTGTTAGAAAAAGAGACTTCaatatattcaaattaattCCTTTTCATAGCTACTGAGTCATTCATTGGCAATATGGACTGAATATAGTATTCAATGCCCcttgataaaaaatttattccgCAAGGCACTAGCTATCTCACAACGAAGAAAAACATGGTCAACAAATTTCCTGCTCTTTATGCACACACAGCACCAATCTGCCAGGCTAATATGACTTTTCTTTAGGCTATCCATGGTGAGGATACTCTCTAGAGAGGTTGtctaagccaaaaaaaaaactgctttctTGGTGCTTTAGTCCACTAAAGACTTCCATTGGAAGGGATCACTATAATAAGAGATAAAGACCATATAGAAAGATTGAACACTGAACTTCCCTTACTTGGGAGGGGCTTAAAGAATCTTATCCACACCTCCAAACGTAATCTAGTAGA
Protein-coding sequences here:
- the LOC108993630 gene encoding AT-hook motif nuclear-localized protein 14 — encoded protein: MEPSESQLSSYFRHHHHQNPITTTTNAAISPTNGLMPPAEGGGLHMVYSHPSSVPSSAVTTTTTTTSSPLDGTPTAKRKRGRPRKYGTPEQALAAKKAAAQQQTTSSHSHSSKDKKDATSASSKKSHLVAPGNAGQGFTPHIITVAAGEDVGQKIMMFMQQSKRELCILSASGSISNASLRQPATSGGNIAYEGRFEIISLSGSYVRTELGGRTGGLSVCLSSTDGQIIGGGVGGPLRAAGPVQVIVGTFLFDTKKDINAGVKGDTSASKMPSPVGGAAVSSIGFRSAIDSSGRNSVRGNDEPQAIGGSHFMIQGMQMTTSRPTDWRVGPDARSAAVYELTGRTGHGGHQSPENGDYE